In Comamonadaceae bacterium OTU4NAUVB1, one DNA window encodes the following:
- a CDS encoding tripartite tricarboxylate transporter substrate binding protein, whose product MHRRTLLGALASGTALAAAPFARAQAAYPDQLVKWVVPYPAGGGTDVIARTLAEAMRATLGQQIVVDNRPGAATNIGADLVAKSRPDGYTIMSADNAVLAFNEHLFGRLPFDPQKDFSYIGAIGKFPLALVVNPDFPARDFREFLAYVKANPGKVNYASPGNGSPHHLSMEMFKNRTGTFITHIPYRGAAPAMADVMGGQVPCMFLDLASGLQIMKSGKVRVLAIGSGARSRLLPDVPTLAEVGVRDSEVFAFQGLLGPAGLPRAVVDKLNGDLNRSFGTAAVQKRFEDIGMEAMPGTPEQFFALARAESRRWGPVIKATGVKLD is encoded by the coding sequence ATGCACCGTCGAACCCTCCTGGGCGCGCTCGCCTCGGGCACCGCGCTCGCCGCCGCGCCCTTCGCCCGGGCCCAGGCCGCCTACCCCGACCAGCTCGTCAAATGGGTCGTCCCCTACCCGGCCGGCGGCGGCACCGACGTCATCGCGCGCACGCTGGCCGAGGCCATGCGCGCCACGCTCGGCCAGCAGATCGTCGTGGACAACCGCCCCGGCGCCGCCACCAACATCGGCGCCGACCTGGTCGCCAAGAGCCGGCCGGACGGCTACACGATCATGTCGGCCGACAACGCCGTGCTGGCCTTCAACGAGCACCTGTTCGGCCGCCTGCCGTTCGATCCGCAGAAGGACTTCAGCTACATCGGCGCGATCGGCAAGTTCCCGCTCGCGCTGGTCGTGAACCCGGACTTCCCGGCGCGCGACTTCAGGGAATTCCTCGCCTACGTGAAGGCCAACCCCGGCAAGGTGAACTACGCCTCGCCGGGCAACGGCTCGCCGCACCACCTGTCGATGGAGATGTTCAAGAACCGCACCGGCACCTTCATCACGCACATCCCCTACCGGGGCGCCGCGCCGGCCATGGCCGACGTGATGGGCGGCCAGGTCCCCTGCATGTTCCTGGACCTGGCCTCGGGCCTGCAGATCATGAAGAGCGGCAAGGTGCGCGTGCTGGCGATCGGCTCCGGGGCGCGCAGCCGGCTGCTGCCGGACGTGCCGACGCTGGCCGAGGTCGGCGTGCGCGACAGCGAGGTGTTCGCCTTCCAGGGCCTGCTGGGCCCGGCCGGCCTGCCCCGGGCCGTGGTCGACAAACTCAACGGCGACCTCAACCGGTCCTTCGGCACCGCCGCCGTGCAGAAGCGCTTCGAGGACATCGGCATGGAGGCCATGCCCGGCACGCCCGAGCAGTTCTTCGCCCTGGCGCGCGCGGAGTCGCGGCGCTGGGGGCCGGTGATCAAGGCCACCGGCGTGAAGCTGGACTAG
- a CDS encoding DUF1446 domain-containing protein yields MTSDPDPHTTAILVPIGALGMGVRASDVAAGLAAGAHAIACDAGSTDSGPAYLATGLAKYSRDAVKTDLAILMRAQASAGIPLLIGSCGTSGSDAALDWTHDIAREIAAEEGLAPRIALLYSEQSPAAMARRARAGNVTPLAPMTSAEPALFEACDHVVALMGPEPYVAALAAGADIVLGGRTTDTAVLAAVPLMRGAGAGPAWHAGKIAECGGLCTERPRNGGVLIRVGADHFDVEPLSEGNRCTVDTVSAHMLYENSDPFLLHEPGGILDVTRARYTALDARSVRVTGSRFLPRPYTMKLEGAAGGAFQTLMLVGIQDRKVLAEPERFLARLHGVLTTRVREAMGERAGVFDLSLRPYGWNAVDGAPVAAGTAAPREIGLLFVATASTQAIATQIAKTCNPWLFHLPLEEGDPMPSYAFPFSPAEIERGQVFEFRLNHVVAVDDPAELVRTVFAPRREVAHG; encoded by the coding sequence ATGACCTCCGACCCCGACCCCCACACCACCGCCATCCTCGTTCCCATCGGCGCCCTGGGCATGGGCGTGCGGGCGAGCGACGTCGCCGCGGGCCTCGCCGCCGGCGCGCACGCCATCGCCTGCGACGCCGGCTCCACCGACAGCGGCCCGGCCTACCTGGCCACCGGGCTGGCCAAGTACTCGCGCGACGCGGTCAAGACCGACCTGGCGATCCTGATGCGGGCGCAGGCCTCGGCCGGCATCCCGCTGCTGATCGGCTCGTGCGGCACCTCCGGCAGCGACGCGGCGCTCGACTGGACGCACGACATCGCGCGCGAGATCGCGGCCGAGGAGGGGCTCGCCCCGCGCATCGCGCTGCTCTACAGCGAGCAGTCGCCCGCCGCGATGGCGCGGCGCGCGCGCGCCGGGAACGTGACGCCGCTGGCCCCCATGACCTCGGCCGAGCCGGCGCTGTTCGAGGCCTGCGACCACGTCGTCGCGCTGATGGGGCCGGAGCCCTACGTCGCCGCCCTGGCCGCCGGCGCCGACATCGTGCTGGGCGGGCGCACCACCGACACGGCCGTGCTCGCGGCGGTGCCGCTGATGCGCGGCGCCGGCGCCGGGCCGGCCTGGCACGCCGGCAAGATCGCCGAATGCGGCGGCCTGTGCACCGAGCGGCCGCGCAACGGCGGCGTGCTGATCCGCGTGGGCGCCGACCACTTCGACGTCGAGCCGCTGTCCGAGGGCAACCGCTGCACCGTCGACACCGTCTCGGCCCACATGCTCTACGAGAACAGCGACCCGTTCCTGCTGCACGAGCCTGGCGGCATCCTGGACGTGACGCGGGCGCGCTATACGGCGCTCGACGCGCGCTCGGTGCGCGTCACGGGTTCGCGCTTCCTGCCCCGGCCCTACACCATGAAGCTCGAGGGCGCGGCCGGCGGCGCCTTCCAGACCCTGATGCTGGTCGGCATCCAGGACCGCAAGGTGCTCGCCGAGCCCGAGCGCTTCCTCGCGCGGCTGCACGGCGTGCTCACCACCCGGGTGCGCGAGGCCATGGGCGAGCGCGCCGGCGTCTTCGACCTCTCGCTGCGCCCTTACGGCTGGAACGCGGTCGACGGCGCGCCGGTGGCCGCCGGCACGGCCGCGCCGCGCGAGATCGGCCTGCTGTTCGTCGCCACCGCGTCGACCCAGGCCATCGCCACGCAGATCGCCAAGACCTGCAACCCGTGGCTGTTCCACCTGCCGCTGGAGGAGGGCGACCCGATGCCGAGCTACGCGTTCCCGTTCTCGCCGGCGGAGATCGAGCGCGGCCAGGTGTTCGAGTTCCGGCTGAACCACGTGGTCGCGGTGGACGACCCGGCCGAACTGGTGCGCACCGTGTTCGCCCCGCGCCGGGAGGTGGCCCATGGCTGA
- a CDS encoding Flp family type IVb pilin has translation MKAAFLKFIRDERGATAIEYGIIAGLIAVVLIAAFGPAANSISSRLTTAFANIATHLATIL, from the coding sequence ATGAAAGCCGCATTTCTTAAATTCATCCGTGACGAACGTGGCGCCACCGCCATCGAATACGGGATCATCGCCGGCCTGATCGCCGTGGTTTTGATTGCCGCATTCGGACCGGCAGCCAACTCGATTTCGTCGCGGCTGACAACCGCGTTCGCCAACATCGCCACTCATCTCGCGACCATTCTTTGA
- a CDS encoding prepilin peptidase — protein MLFVALVLWLTGIVLTDFVKRRVPNRWLVVGAGLAFVALTWNASPLAVTWQDALTGGGVAFVVLLGFYALGMMGAGDVKFAAVLGLWLGGPPLVPIAVGAGLLAGGHALVCLARRHGPALLRRQRQAAGAMPASAPIAGHASANAPALDGAIPYAGYLALMALLWIALSLAPP, from the coding sequence GTGCTGTTCGTCGCACTCGTGCTCTGGCTGACCGGAATCGTCCTCACCGACTTCGTCAAGCGCCGTGTTCCCAACCGCTGGCTGGTCGTCGGCGCCGGACTCGCCTTCGTCGCGCTGACCTGGAACGCCTCACCACTGGCCGTCACCTGGCAGGACGCACTGACCGGAGGCGGCGTCGCCTTCGTCGTCCTGCTGGGGTTCTACGCGCTGGGAATGATGGGCGCGGGCGACGTCAAGTTCGCGGCGGTGCTGGGCCTGTGGCTGGGCGGGCCGCCGCTGGTGCCGATCGCCGTCGGCGCCGGTCTATTGGCCGGCGGGCATGCGCTCGTCTGCCTCGCGCGCCGGCACGGACCCGCGCTGCTTCGACGCCAGCGGCAAGCGGCCGGAGCGATGCCCGCCAGTGCACCGATCGCGGGGCACGCATCGGCGAACGCGCCCGCGCTGGACGGGGCCATCCCCTATGCCGGCTACCTCGCGCTGATGGCGCTGCTGTGGATCGCGCTGAGCCTGGCGCCGCCTTGA
- the cpaB gene encoding Flp pilus assembly protein CpaB: MFRLTQFLAAALLLLAVLLGVYAWQLGGRSAATPPDAALAAPAAPVAATFPVVVTRRRVAAGEALTADAVAVVRLPIDPPGVLRETAAAIGRVPTTELASGALVMEGGLAAGFALRLAEGERAVAIRADEVLGVANRVQPGDFVDVFLMLKTDGREVARSQARLLLSRQRVLAYGGASVDGTPATEGGAPGAPAANRPLEAARTAVLAVPVEDVARLALGEANGRLLLALRHPGDTARPDASLFATLPAALRPVAGAPSGGTLRPIDRAQAGVAMADLAEGGGAPSALAALLPPPLAVAVGSPGGATAMGVRPRATGGAAPARAGIEIESIRGDRRETVSY; encoded by the coding sequence ATGTTCCGCCTGACCCAGTTCCTCGCCGCCGCGCTGCTGCTTCTCGCCGTGCTGCTGGGGGTGTACGCGTGGCAGCTGGGTGGGCGGTCGGCGGCCACCCCGCCGGACGCCGCCCTCGCGGCGCCGGCCGCGCCCGTGGCGGCCACCTTCCCGGTCGTGGTCACACGCCGCCGGGTGGCCGCGGGCGAGGCGCTGACCGCCGACGCGGTGGCGGTGGTGCGCCTGCCCATCGATCCGCCCGGGGTCCTGCGCGAGACGGCCGCCGCCATCGGCCGGGTGCCGACCACGGAACTCGCCAGCGGCGCCCTGGTGATGGAGGGCGGCCTCGCCGCCGGTTTCGCGCTGCGTCTGGCCGAGGGCGAGCGCGCCGTGGCGATCCGGGCCGACGAGGTGCTGGGCGTCGCCAACCGGGTGCAGCCGGGCGATTTCGTCGACGTGTTCCTGATGCTCAAGACCGACGGCCGCGAGGTGGCGCGCAGCCAGGCGCGCCTGCTGCTGTCGCGCCAGCGCGTGCTCGCCTACGGCGGCGCGTCGGTCGACGGCACGCCGGCGACGGAAGGCGGCGCCCCCGGCGCGCCCGCCGCGAACCGCCCGCTGGAGGCAGCGCGCACGGCGGTGCTGGCGGTGCCGGTGGAGGACGTCGCGCGCCTCGCCCTGGGTGAGGCGAACGGCCGGCTGCTGCTGGCCCTGCGCCATCCCGGCGACACCGCGCGGCCCGACGCGTCGCTGTTCGCGACCCTGCCGGCGGCGCTGCGCCCGGTCGCCGGCGCGCCGTCCGGCGGCACGCTGCGGCCCATCGACCGGGCGCAGGCCGGCGTCGCGATGGCCGATCTGGCCGAGGGCGGCGGCGCGCCGTCGGCCCTGGCCGCGTTGCTTCCGCCGCCGCTCGCCGTCGCCGTGGGTTCACCGGGCGGCGCCACGGCGATGGGGGTCCGGCCGCGCGCGACGGGCGGCGCGGCCCCGGCGCGCGCGGGCATCGAGATCGAGTCGATCCGCGGCGACCGGCGCGAGACCGTCAGCTACTGA
- a CDS encoding type II and III secretion system protein family protein: MPPLLPARLVAVPARERHRARPASAVRAVRAGCATLALLAAGGTAAVAATDAREFTLVTGTQRELLIDRAIERVAVADEAVASVLVTRRGRGVDGARLIVTGKAPGRTTLMVWRRDSDTATTYEVAVRRRQTALDGASPSMEAHAQRLQDARSATGADAPTADRSVVDVRSQTVQVEVRIVEFSRNVLKEAGISLSSYGPNSRGFSFLNTSASSLSQAFNLVLGFGNANQGRGLDLTLRLLQGNGLARVLAEPTLVATSGQSASFLSGGELPVPVPQALGTTTIQYKPFGIGLTVTPTVLSNERIALKVAPEASDLDYTNALSINGTPVPSITTRRADTSVELGDGESFIIGGLVSRTTLSNASKVPLLGDLPVIGLLFRQGSYRMTEKELVIMVTPHLVRPIARGTDLSARLPGGAEQREGAGWNRILLGDITARDALPGFSR; this comes from the coding sequence ATGCCACCTCTCCTTCCCGCCCGCCTCGTCGCCGTGCCGGCCCGCGAGCGCCATCGCGCACGGCCCGCCAGCGCCGTGCGTGCCGTGCGCGCGGGATGCGCGACGCTCGCGCTGCTGGCCGCCGGCGGCACCGCCGCCGTCGCCGCGACGGACGCGCGCGAGTTCACGCTCGTGACGGGCACCCAGCGCGAGCTGCTGATCGACCGCGCCATCGAGCGGGTGGCGGTCGCCGACGAGGCGGTCGCCAGCGTGCTGGTGACGCGGCGCGGCCGGGGCGTCGACGGCGCCCGGCTGATCGTCACGGGCAAGGCGCCCGGGCGCACCACGCTCATGGTGTGGCGGCGCGACAGCGACACCGCCACCACCTACGAGGTCGCGGTGCGGCGCCGCCAGACCGCGCTGGACGGCGCCTCGCCCAGCATGGAGGCGCACGCGCAGCGGCTGCAGGACGCGCGCTCCGCCACCGGCGCGGACGCCCCGACGGCCGACCGCTCGGTCGTCGACGTGCGCAGCCAGACCGTGCAGGTCGAAGTGCGGATCGTCGAGTTCAGCCGCAACGTGTTGAAGGAAGCCGGCATCAGCCTGTCGAGCTACGGCCCCAACAGCCGGGGCTTCAGCTTCCTGAACACCTCCGCGTCGTCGCTCAGCCAGGCGTTCAACCTGGTGCTGGGCTTCGGCAACGCGAACCAGGGGCGCGGCCTGGACCTGACGCTGCGCCTGCTGCAGGGCAACGGCCTGGCGCGGGTGCTGGCCGAGCCGACGCTGGTGGCCACGTCGGGCCAGAGCGCGAGCTTCCTGTCCGGCGGCGAGCTGCCCGTGCCCGTGCCCCAGGCCCTGGGCACCACCACCATCCAGTACAAGCCCTTCGGCATCGGCCTGACGGTGACGCCGACCGTGCTGTCCAACGAGCGCATCGCGCTCAAGGTGGCGCCGGAGGCGAGCGACCTCGACTACACCAACGCGCTGAGCATCAACGGCACGCCCGTGCCCTCCATCACCACGCGCCGCGCCGACACGAGCGTCGAGCTGGGCGACGGCGAGAGCTTCATCATCGGCGGGCTGGTCAGCCGCACCACGCTGTCCAACGCCAGCAAGGTGCCGCTGCTGGGCGACCTGCCGGTGATCGGCCTGCTGTTCCGCCAGGGCAGCTACCGGATGACCGAAAAGGAACTCGTGATCATGGTCACCCCCCACCTGGTGCGGCCGATCGCGCGCGGCACCGACCTCTCGGCGCGCCTGCCCGGCGGCGCCGAACAGCGCGAGGGCGCCGGCTGGAACCGCATCCTGCTGGGCGACATCACCGCGCGCGACGCCCTGCCGGGGTTCTCGAGATGA
- a CDS encoding histidine kinase yields MKPFLSSPAFPPAAAPAAPAIPAIPAGGETYLCATDDAATLDWLAHGLHRRGRVVPVACGLRAIDEAVATLRPQAVFLDFSGPRAATAAELHHQLRKARPDLPVLGTGASTEPAALLAALRAGVADFVDTAGSLHDLNATLVALLLRQRGATSTGAPAPARQSGARGHGVVLLGARPGLGVTTLATHLALLLQDAVGRVAATPAGGPPARGVALLDLGLPARDGLLYLDTASDFSFFDGVSQLRRLDQTLAQTALAHHADGLAVLPLSCDPLQWRATASEDDAALLQRLPDFFDHQVADLGGCTRPAFMAQCVREADRAWIVCDQSIGGLVSTAQLLRELEGHGIGRERIGLVVNLFDPALAVTARDMAQRLELPLAHVLPQRRAALLAAGARGQMLARVARHDPYVNAVQAMVRELRGEAGATAADGASRLPGRTPSSWAALVAPLSRRGRRARER; encoded by the coding sequence ATGAAACCGTTCCTGTCCTCCCCGGCGTTCCCGCCGGCCGCCGCGCCCGCCGCGCCCGCCATCCCCGCCATCCCCGCCGGTGGCGAGACCTACCTGTGCGCCACCGACGACGCCGCGACGCTCGACTGGCTGGCCCACGGCCTGCACCGGCGCGGCCGGGTGGTGCCGGTGGCCTGCGGCTTGCGGGCCATCGACGAGGCCGTCGCCACCCTGCGCCCGCAGGCGGTGTTCCTGGATTTCTCCGGCCCGCGCGCGGCCACCGCCGCCGAGCTGCACCACCAGTTGCGCAAGGCCCGTCCCGACCTGCCCGTGCTGGGCACCGGCGCCTCGACCGAGCCCGCCGCGCTGCTGGCGGCGCTGCGCGCGGGCGTCGCCGACTTCGTCGACACGGCCGGCTCGCTGCACGACCTCAACGCGACGCTGGTCGCCCTGCTGCTGCGCCAGCGCGGCGCGACGTCGACCGGCGCGCCGGCCCCGGCGCGCCAGAGCGGCGCGCGCGGGCACGGGGTGGTGCTGCTGGGCGCGCGTCCCGGCCTGGGCGTGACGACCCTGGCGACCCACCTCGCGCTGCTGCTGCAGGACGCGGTCGGGCGCGTGGCCGCCACCCCCGCGGGCGGTCCGCCCGCGCGCGGCGTCGCGCTGCTCGACCTGGGCCTGCCCGCGCGCGACGGCCTGCTCTACCTCGACACCGCCAGCGACTTCAGCTTCTTCGACGGCGTGAGCCAGCTGCGCCGCCTCGACCAGACGCTGGCGCAGACCGCGCTGGCGCACCACGCCGACGGCCTGGCCGTGCTGCCGCTGTCGTGCGATCCGCTCCAGTGGCGCGCGACCGCCTCGGAGGACGACGCCGCCCTGCTGCAGCGCCTGCCCGACTTCTTCGACCACCAGGTCGCCGACCTCGGCGGCTGCACCCGGCCGGCCTTCATGGCCCAGTGCGTGCGCGAGGCCGACCGGGCCTGGATCGTGTGCGACCAGAGCATCGGCGGGCTGGTCTCCACGGCCCAGCTGCTGCGCGAGCTGGAGGGCCACGGCATCGGGCGCGAACGCATCGGGCTGGTGGTCAACCTGTTCGATCCGGCGCTGGCCGTCACGGCGCGCGACATGGCCCAGCGCCTGGAGCTGCCGCTCGCGCACGTGCTGCCGCAGCGCCGCGCCGCGCTGCTCGCGGCCGGGGCGCGCGGCCAGATGCTCGCGCGCGTGGCGCGCCACGATCCCTACGTGAACGCCGTGCAGGCCATGGTGCGGGAGCTGCGCGGCGAGGCCGGCGCGACGGCGGCCGACGGCGCGTCGCGCCTGCCGGGACGCACGCCCTCGTCGTGGGCCGCGCTGGTGGCGCCCCTGTCGCGGCGCGGCCGCCGGGCCCGGGAACGCTGA
- a CDS encoding CpaF family protein, producing the protein MTALPATGPLHSRADDEAFVQSQQYQDIKAWTHDHLLGRVEAMGAEFGRWSRAAIARFVTFELDSFMRAQRVPLNDREIALVADALTKELAGLGPLEDLLADPAVEDILINGHRNVYVSRHGRLERETVHFADREHVLRIVRRILAPIGRRLDESHPMVDARLPDGGRINVISEPLAIDGLSVSIRKFRKDPLTPAELVDLGTFDAAIAQLLEIAVRARCNILVSGGTSSGKTSLLNALATFIPEHERVVTIEDTAELSLGHAHVVRLESRQGGFDGTGHVSIRDLLRNSLRMRPDRIIVGEVRGAEVMEMLQAMNTGHDGSMGTIHASSPRECLYRLEMLAGFAGYQGSESSLRRQIANAVDFIVQIGRLPGGQRRVLSVSEVTGVNDEVVAMQELHRHDPVATPDGGERDQWASLGIAPHSPKVTRYRQMLRRAQEGARG; encoded by the coding sequence ATGACCGCCCTTCCGGCCACCGGCCCGCTCCACTCCCGCGCCGACGACGAGGCCTTCGTCCAGTCGCAGCAGTACCAGGACATCAAGGCCTGGACCCACGACCACCTGCTCGGCCGCGTCGAGGCGATGGGCGCCGAGTTCGGGCGCTGGTCGCGCGCGGCGATCGCGCGCTTCGTCACCTTCGAACTCGACAGCTTCATGCGCGCCCAGCGCGTGCCGCTCAACGACCGCGAGATCGCGCTGGTGGCCGACGCCCTGACCAAGGAACTCGCCGGCCTCGGCCCGCTGGAGGACCTGCTGGCCGACCCGGCGGTGGAGGACATCCTGATCAACGGCCACCGCAACGTGTACGTCTCGCGCCACGGCCGGCTGGAGCGCGAGACGGTGCACTTCGCCGACCGCGAGCACGTGCTGCGCATCGTGCGGCGCATCCTCGCACCGATCGGCAGGCGCCTGGACGAGTCGCACCCGATGGTCGACGCCCGGCTGCCCGACGGCGGGCGCATCAACGTCATCAGCGAGCCGCTGGCCATCGACGGCCTGTCGGTGTCGATCCGCAAGTTCAGGAAGGACCCGCTCACGCCGGCCGAGCTGGTGGACCTGGGCACCTTCGACGCCGCCATCGCGCAGCTGCTGGAGATCGCGGTGCGCGCGCGCTGCAACATCCTGGTCAGCGGCGGCACCAGCTCGGGCAAGACCTCGCTGCTCAACGCGCTGGCCACCTTCATCCCGGAGCACGAGCGCGTCGTGACGATCGAGGACACGGCCGAACTCTCGCTCGGCCACGCCCACGTGGTGCGCCTGGAGAGCCGCCAGGGCGGCTTCGACGGCACCGGCCACGTGTCGATCCGCGACCTGCTGCGCAACAGCCTGCGCATGCGCCCCGACCGCATCATCGTGGGCGAGGTGCGCGGGGCCGAGGTGATGGAGATGCTGCAGGCCATGAACACCGGCCACGACGGCTCGATGGGCACCATCCACGCGAGTTCGCCGCGCGAGTGCCTCTACCGGCTGGAGATGCTGGCGGGCTTCGCGGGCTACCAGGGCAGCGAGTCGAGCCTGCGCCGACAGATCGCCAACGCGGTCGACTTCATCGTCCAGATCGGCCGGCTGCCCGGCGGCCAGCGGCGCGTGCTGTCGGTCTCGGAGGTCACCGGCGTGAACGACGAGGTGGTGGCGATGCAGGAGCTGCACCGCCACGACCCCGTCGCCACGCCCGACGGCGGCGAGCGCGACCAGTGGGCCTCGCTCGGCATCGCGCCGCATTCGCCCAAGGTCACGCGCTACCGCCAGATGCTGCGGCGCGCGCAGGAAGGCGCCCGTGGGTAG
- a CDS encoding type II secretion system F family protein: MGSAPWALAAGVLLLAGLGLVLWQWAARRQLRRATSRHLAARLAAALAAPAAPAPDTRRGAWTAGLARDPWATAPLAGAAPGAVDAGPAGLAATPRPDAGAPGAGAGAGASTLARRLPGWLRAVATPRQLGLATGATATLALLAGAVLGPVAAGGLLLLAATGGAFAVWLRVQRFRRRLVLQLPGFIDGMVRSIRIGNSPQAAFQLSTANLKTPLRESMEHAAALARAGVDLDAALDQTADHLRVDELHLLGAILGLGVRYGGRADLLLERVATSLRDSEQAGQELAAMSAETRLSAWILGLLPVGVGAAIMVTNADYVVRMWLDASGRLMLFGALGLQTLGVLLLYRLARLR, encoded by the coding sequence GTGGGTAGCGCGCCGTGGGCGCTGGCCGCCGGCGTGCTGCTGCTCGCCGGCCTGGGCCTCGTGCTGTGGCAGTGGGCGGCGCGCCGCCAGCTGCGCCGGGCCACGTCGCGCCACCTGGCCGCGCGCCTGGCCGCCGCCCTGGCGGCGCCGGCGGCGCCCGCGCCCGACACGCGACGCGGCGCCTGGACCGCCGGCCTGGCGCGCGATCCGTGGGCGACCGCGCCCCTGGCCGGCGCCGCGCCCGGCGCCGTGGACGCGGGGCCGGCGGGCCTGGCGGCGACGCCGCGCCCGGACGCCGGCGCGCCGGGCGCGGGCGCAGGCGCAGGCGCCTCCACCCTCGCGCGCCGCCTGCCCGGCTGGCTGCGCGCCGTCGCCACGCCGCGCCAGCTGGGGCTGGCCACCGGGGCGACCGCCACGCTGGCGCTGCTGGCGGGCGCGGTGCTCGGCCCGGTGGCCGCCGGCGGCCTGCTCCTGCTCGCCGCCACCGGCGGTGCCTTCGCGGTCTGGCTGCGCGTGCAGCGCTTCCGCCGCCGGCTGGTGCTGCAGCTGCCGGGCTTCATCGACGGCATGGTGCGCTCGATCCGCATCGGCAATTCGCCCCAGGCGGCCTTCCAGCTGTCGACCGCCAACCTGAAGACGCCGCTGCGCGAGTCGATGGAGCACGCCGCCGCGCTGGCGCGCGCCGGGGTCGACCTCGACGCCGCGCTCGACCAGACGGCCGACCACCTGCGCGTGGACGAGCTGCACCTGCTGGGCGCCATCCTGGGGCTGGGCGTGCGCTACGGCGGGCGCGCCGACCTGCTGCTCGAGCGCGTCGCCACGTCCCTGCGCGACAGCGAACAGGCCGGCCAGGAGCTGGCGGCGATGTCGGCCGAGACACGCCTGTCGGCCTGGATCCTGGGGCTGCTGCCGGTGGGCGTGGGCGCCGCCATCATGGTGACCAACGCCGACTACGTGGTGCGCATGTGGCTCGACGCCTCGGGGCGGCTGATGCTGTTCGGCGCGCTCGGGCTGCAGACGCTGGGCGTGCTGCTGCTCTACCGCCTCGCGCGGCTGCGGTGA
- a CDS encoding type II secretion system F family protein, with protein sequence MPTFLATLDPTRLTALSLALLAAALVLAAGLVAQREWRVARSRRVFGRAVRGATGAVGAPAPVPAAGDAEPGPGDAAGTGRPGAGLPAHWLRTRWGRLLVAEEDRRLIDQCGARPLRGQLWLLGARAALAVALPVAAIVLRGAGLLGGDPTIVTAAAFVLGFMAPKWVLGRIAAGRRARVAQELPMFVELLRLLQGVGLSLDQSLHVLATDFTATLPVLAGELAIANRQYGQGRPREHSLQRMATLHGNDHLGELVALLVQIDRHGGAVQEPLTQFGERLREHRRAELKARIGRITVKMTGIMVVTLLPALVIVTAGPGFLAITRSLGALSR encoded by the coding sequence ATGCCGACGTTCCTCGCCACCCTCGACCCGACCCGGCTGACGGCCCTGAGCCTCGCGCTGCTGGCCGCCGCGCTGGTGCTGGCCGCCGGCCTGGTGGCGCAGCGCGAATGGCGCGTCGCGCGCAGCCGCCGCGTGTTCGGCCGCGCCGTGCGGGGCGCCACCGGCGCGGTGGGCGCGCCGGCCCCGGTTCCGGCCGCCGGCGACGCCGAGCCCGGCCCCGGGGACGCCGCCGGCACCGGACGCCCCGGCGCCGGACTGCCCGCGCACTGGCTGCGCACCCGCTGGGGCCGCCTGCTGGTGGCCGAGGAGGACCGCCGCCTGATCGACCAGTGCGGCGCCCGGCCGCTGCGCGGCCAGCTGTGGCTGCTGGGCGCGCGCGCGGCGCTGGCCGTGGCGCTCCCCGTCGCGGCGATCGTGCTGCGCGGCGCGGGGCTGCTGGGCGGCGACCCGACGATCGTCACGGCCGCGGCCTTCGTGCTGGGTTTCATGGCCCCCAAATGGGTCCTGGGGCGCATCGCGGCCGGGCGGCGCGCGCGGGTGGCGCAGGAGCTGCCGATGTTCGTCGAGTTGCTGCGGCTGCTGCAGGGCGTGGGCCTGAGCCTCGACCAGAGCCTGCACGTGCTGGCCACCGACTTCACCGCCACCCTGCCGGTGCTCGCCGGCGAACTCGCGATCGCCAACCGCCAGTACGGCCAGGGGCGCCCGCGCGAGCACTCGCTCCAGCGCATGGCCACGCTGCACGGCAACGACCACCTGGGCGAGCTGGTCGCGCTGCTGGTGCAGATCGACCGCCACGGCGGCGCCGTGCAGGAACCGCTGACCCAGTTCGGCGAGCGGCTGCGCGAGCACCGCCGCGCCGAACTCAAGGCGCGCATCGGCCGCATCACGGTGAAGATGACCGGGATCATGGTCGTCACCCTGCTGCCGGCGCTGGTCATCGTCACGGCCGGGCCGGGCTTCCTCGCCATCACCCGGTCGCTCGGCGCCCTGTCCCGATGA